The following proteins come from a genomic window of Aspergillus oryzae RIB40 DNA, chromosome 4:
- a CDS encoding phosphoribosylformylglycinamidine synthase (phosphoribosylformylglycinamidine synthase), which translates to MTSASSASTFLALPGSVAFSRSRGHAIAASIGAQDVRAQWIHYVHASQPLDEPQQNVLKQLLQYGDITDIPPSFSAEDGQFDVFYVFPRTGTISPWSSQATGIAHVCGLRKYVDRIERGLKISCLRASSAEYKSGFQDVLHDRMTQVLGQEEPDLHLMFSEHSPLPLETIPLHGSDKSPKEVLQEANKRLGLALEESEIEYIAEAYGPNGPIARDPTDVELFMFAQVNSEHCRHKQFNASWVIDGKQMPNSLFAMIRNTHKKNPEYTVSAYSDNAAVLEGDVAAHWAPDATTGEWNHTKEIVHFLAKVETHNHPTAVSPYPGAATGSGGEIRDEGAVGRGSKPKAGLAGYCVSDLQIPGLKQPWELDVGKPNHIASSLDIMLEAPIGSAAFNNEFGRPCISGYFRTLLTEIDIGNGQKEVRGYHKPIMLAGGVGTVRPQHAIKKPEVVKPGAFLVVLGGPAMLIGLGGGAASSITSGEGSAELDFASVQRGNAEVQRRAQEVINACTAMGDNNPIKFIHDVGAGGLSNALPELIHDSGLGATFELREIDSADKSMSPMQIWCCEAQERYVMAVGEDSMNKFTAIANRERCGFSVVGRGGGTSEEEKRLVLMDRDSTEYPKPIDLPLSVLFGKPPKMTRVVESRKLKLPAVDATLTKYLPALAPNHLELIGEAANRVLSLPAVASKSFLITIGDRTVGGLTARDQMVGRWQTPVSDVAVTATALLQGVKTGEAMAMGERPSLALISPAASARMAVAESLMNIAAADLVDRLSHVKLSANWMSASSHPGEGAAIYEAAEAIGMDLCPKLGISIPVGKDSMSMKMKWTDEASKQAKEVTAPMSLVISAFAPVGNYRKTWTPALRRLEDVGETVLMFVDLSFGRKTLGGSALAQVFNQVGDDCPDVRDVEIFKDFFDATQQLQDAGIVLAYHDRSDGGLFTTLAEMMFAGRCGVEVMLDNICPSSGTKDVVETLFTEELGAVFQVRKEHEIQFRSCFATCGPPAGLIHKIGRVSERTKQNLAIYHGHTLVYRNNRANLQQTWSSTSYHMQKMRDNAACADQEYANILDDADPGLSWNPTFDPKDKALPMLTSLTSMSPFSNKPRVAILREQGVNSQAEMAFAFNMAGFSAVDVHMTDIISGRVSLASFVGMAACGGFSYGDVLGAGQGWAKSVLLHENTRSEFQSFFERPDTFALGVCNGCQFLSRLKELIPGAQNWPSFERNASEQYEGRVCMVRVSDPDPSRPSVFFHGMDGTSLPIAVAHGEGRASFSPSSNVTAQSFVQEGLAPVQYVDNAGLKPTMKYPFNPNGSPEGIAGIRNANGRVLAIMPHPERTVMGGIASWLPAKAQEWGDIGPWGRVFYSARRWVG; encoded by the coding sequence ATGACCTCCGCTTCCTCCGCTTCCACCTTTCTGGCCCTCCCCGGGTCTGTTGCCTTCTCTCGCTCCCGGGGACATGCAATTGCGGCCAGCATTGGAGCTCAAGATGTTCGAGCCCAATGGATTCACTACGTTCATGCTTCTCAACCCTTGGATGAACCGCAGCAGAACGTTCTGAAGCAGCTCCTGCAATATGGTGATATCACCGACATCCCTCCCTCCTTCAGTGCCGAGGACGGCCAGTTCGATGTCTTCTACGTCTTCCCTCGGACGGGAACCATTTCCCCATGGAGTTCACAGGCCACCGGTATCGCTCACGTCTGTGGCTTGCGCAAGTATGTCGACCGTATTGAGCGCGGATTGAAGATCTCGTGTCTCCGCGCTAGCTCCGCAGAATATAAGTCGGGTTTCCAGGATGTCTTGCACGATCGCATGACACAGGTTCTGGGCCAGGAAGAACCTGACCTACACCTGATGTTTTCCGAGCACAGTCCTCTTCCCCTTGAGACCATCCCCCTCCACGGGAGCGACAAGTCTCCGAAGGAGGTGTTGCAGGAAGCAAACAAACGTTTAGGGTTGGCTCTGGAAGAATCTGAAATTGAGTACATTGCGGAAGCCTATGGTCCCAATGGCCCTATTGCCCGTGACCCTACCGATGTCGAGCTCTTCATGTTCGCACAGGTCAACTCGGAACACTGCCGTCATAAGCAATTCAATGCTTCCTGGGTCATCGATGGAAAACAAATGCCCAACAGCTTGTTCGCGATGATCCGGAATACACACAAGAAAAACCCAGAGTACACAGTCAGTGCCTACAGCGACAatgctgctgttcttgagGGCGATGTCGCCGCTCACTGGGCTCCCGACGCTACCACTGGGGAGTGGAATCATACGAAAGAGATTGTTCACTTCTTGGCTAAGGTCGAAACCCACAACCATCCTACGGCGGTATCCCCATACCCTGGCGCCGCAACCGGCTCTGGCGGTGAGATCCGTGACGAAGGTGCTGTCGGACGAGGCTCAAAGCCCAAGGCAGGTCTTGCCGGATACTGTGTCTCCGACCTGCAGATTCCTGGCTTGAAACAGCCATGGGAACTGGATGTGGGCAAACCGAACCACATCGCTAGCAGCTTGGATATCATGTTGGAGGCTCCCATTGGTAGCGCGGCTTTCAACAACGAATTCGGACGGCCCTGTATATCTGGCTATTTCCGTACTTTGCTGACAGAAATTGATATTGGCAATGGCCAGAAGGAAGTTCGAGGTTACCATAAGCCCATCATGCTTGCCGGTGGTGTCGGAACTGTCCGGCCCCAGCATGCCATCAAGAAGCCAGAAGTTGTAAAGCCTGGTGCTTTCCTCGTCGTCCTTGGTGGGCCTGCCATGCTGATCGGTCTGGGTGGTGGTGCCGCCTCCAGTATTACCTCGGGTGAAGGTTCTGCTGAGCTGGACTTTGCTAGTGTGCAGAGAGGCAACGCTGAAGTCCAGCGGAGAGCACAGGAAGTGATTAACGCTTGTACCGCTATGGGTGATAACAACCCTATCAAGTTCATCCATGACGTTGGTGCTGGAGGTCTCTCCAACGCCCTTCCCGAACTGATCCATGATTCCGGCCTGGGTGCCACTTTTGAACTTCGCGAGATTGACAGTGCCGACAAGAGCATGAGCCCCATGCAGATCTGGTGCTGCGAAGCTCAGGAGAGATACGTCATGGCTGTTGGGGAGGACTCCATGAACAAGTTCACGGCTATTGCCAACCGTGAGCGTTGTGGCTTCTCCGTTGTTGGTCGTGGAGGTGGAAcgtccgaggaggagaagaggcTCGTTCTCATGGACAGGGACTCGACCGAGTACCCCAAGCCTATTGACTTGCCCCTGTCCGTCCTATTCGGAAAGCCTCCTAAGATGACTCGCGTCGTTGAATCCCGTAAATTGAAACTTCCCGCCGTCGATGCAACCCTTACGAAGTACCTGCCTGCTCTTGCACCCAACCATCTTGAGCTCATCGGGGAGGCTGCCAACAGAGTACTCTCTCTTCCCGCTGTTGCCtccaaatctttcctcatcacGATTGGTGACAGAACAGTTGGTGGTCTCACTGCACGCGACCAGATGGTTGGTAGGTGGCAGACTCCTGTGTCTGATGTCGCTGTCACTGCCACAGCATTGCTTCAAGGAGTTAAGACTGGTGAGGCCATGGCCATGGGTGAGAGACCAAGCCTTGCCTTGATCTCTCCTGCTGCTTCGGCACGTATGGCTGTTGCGGAGTCACTTATGAACATTGCCGCTGCCGATCTGGTTGACCGTCTCAGCCACGTGAAGCTCTCTGCCAATTGGATGTCCGCTAGCAGCCACCCAGGTGAAGGTGCCGCCATCTACGAGGCTGCAGAAGCCATTGGAATGGATCTTTGCCCCAAACTTGGTATCAGCATTCCTGTCGGAAAGGATTCCATGtccatgaagatgaagtggacTGATGAAGCCTCTAAGCAGGCGAAGGAGGTTACTGCGCCTATGTCTCTTGTCATCTCGGCTTTTGCACCGGTTGGCAACTACCGCAAGACCTGGACTCCGGCTCTTCGTCGTCTAGAGGACGTCGGCGAGACCGTCCTTATGTTCGTCGATCTCTCCTTCGGCCGCAAGACTTTGGGAGGCTCTGCCCTTGCTCAGGTCTTCAACCAGGTGGGTGACGACTGTCCTGATGTCCGTGATGTTGAAATCTTCAAGGACTTCTTCGATGCTACTCAACAATTGCAGGACGCGGGCATTGTCCTGGCCTACCATGATAGATCTGATGGTGGTCTGTTCACCACCCTTGCAGAGATGATGTTTGCCGGTCGTTGCGGTGTCGAGGTCATGCTCGATAACATCTGCCCCAGCTCCGGCACGAAGGATGTCGTGGAGACTCTGTTCACTGAAGAGCTGGGAGCTGTGTTCCAGGTCCGCAAAGAACACGAGATCCAGTTCCGCTCCTGCTTTGCCACATGCGGTCCCCCTGCTGGCCTGATCCACAAGATTGGACGAGTTTCCGAGAGAACCAAGCAGAACCTTGCCATTTACCACGGACACACTTTGGTGTATCGCAACAACCGTGCCAACCTTCAGCAGACCTGGTCCAGCACTTCGTACCATATGCAGAAGATGCGTGACAACGCTGCTTGTGCTGATCAGGAATATGCCAACATTCTTGATGATGCCGACCCTGGTCTGTCATGGAACCCAACTTTCGACCCCAAGGATAAGGCTCTCCCTATGCTCACCAGCCTGACCTCGATGTCTCCTTTCAGCAACAAGCCTCGCGTAGCTATTTTGCGTGAGCAGGGTGTGAACAGCCAGGCTGAGATGGCTTTCGCTTTCAACATGGCTGGCTTCTCCGCCGTCGATGTCCACATGACCGACATCATCTCTGGACGTGTGTCTCTCGCCAGCTTTGTTGGCATGGCTGCCTGCGGTGGTTTCTCTTACGGTGACGTGCTTGGTGCCGGTCAAGGTTGGGCCAAGTCTGTCCTGCTGCACGAGAACACTCGTTCCGAATtccagagcttcttcgagCGCCCTGACACCTTCGCTTTGGGTGTCTGCAACGGTTGTCAATTCCTGTCTCGTCTGAAGGAGTTGATCCCCGGCGCCCAAAACTGGCCCAGCTTCGAGCGCAACGCCAGCGAGCAGTATGAAGGCCGTGTCTGCATGGTTCGTGTGTCGGACCCTGATCCCTCCAGACCCAGCGTCTTCTTCCACGGCATGGACGGCACCTCGCTGCCTATCGCCGTCGCCCACGGCGAGGGTCgtgcctccttctccccctcttcCAATGTCACCGCCCAATCCTTCGTTCAGGAAGGTCTCGCTCCCGTCCAGTACGTTGACAACGCCGGTCTCAAGCCAACCATGAAATACCCATTCAACCCGAACGGCAGTCCCGAGGGTATCGCCGGTATCCGCAACGCCAACGGCCGTGTCCTGGCCATCATGCCTCACCCCGAGCGTACCGTCATGGGCGGTATCGCCAGCTGGCTGCCCGCCAAGGCCCAGGAATGGGGTGACATCGGTCCCTGGGGCCGTGTCTTCTACAGTGCCAGAAGATGGGTCGGTTAA
- a CDS encoding putative C6 transcription factor (predicted protein) produces the protein MTSPYQPSMSFSPSVNGPDMTAAPSRPVSDLPQSQVDAIIRTKRKAREPKACYPCHARKVKCDRNLPCDGCVKRDHADLCSYERPSKKRIMGAAGPSQYRDSPAATPGGSESVGLPGSAETPIRLKQEPGVARSNPLTSAGRVSIPREEWDNVRTRLKEMEQTINNLRVGLEKAEEGQASSLETGSVQSGDASIRSKAASPEREGIHAANTLGEGTVHLGSRSVLAYILNNKSGSDQLQALLEGGILPKLGLDNESATYPFVDLWSSDMSTFDVSAVCSALPSDQQCKEFFYYYRDIAGAIYPVLEDIPNFEMHLDLLLRTRTATGGIYRSDNDQAQKPFGVSIAFLGLLFAVLASGCQSSDLPGKERELTSQVYVCCSYQCLRMTNFLSQPTIDAIQTLLVIGNVLSYNMNPGISYVLLGMTLRMGLALGLHVESSRFSAAERYRRRHVWWSMAWQDSHFSLSYDRPSTTAVCQPEIAYKEDSTPGECSYFETLCRVIQLALEVVRSRMLNPHAQLSQKTIHAYKERIQHIMIEAKPYLRDRKYCFSTSEHLERVVLKLHSSYFASELLRPALKMTADPSDPLTTSMRSDCVSNLMTTVEAYVEMHTVSSHASRSWIALQRAISSVFLLAVTEESKTNPRFWTLLREMKMIIAERANEEGLFGQGDASGLPQTDRNGSFNAAIPTTTNTTATSPAALSTASPASAAVGMDTQTQWAKPLTKTLRALDKLEAAFSSHGQLPTGHGTYLNPATASMQNLAPPVSAAMTPSVGSLPPPTPESSTSGEWTMPNILDRAAEYIHPPLWS, from the exons ATGACGTCCCCATATCAGCCGTCCATGTCGTTCTCGCCGTCGGTGAACGGCCCCGACATGACGGCTGCGCCCTCGAGACCCGTCTCCGACCTCCCGCAATCCCAAGTCGATGCGATTATCCGAACGAAACGGAAAGCGCGTGAGCCGAAGGCGTGCTATCCCTGCCATGCGCGAAAAGTTAAATGCGATCGCAATCTCCCGTGTGACGGATGTGTCAAGCGCGACCATGCCGACCTCTGCTCGTACGAACGGCCCTCGAAAAAACGCATCATGGGCGCCGCGGGCCCTTCCCAATATCGCGACAGTCCCGCAGCGACGCCGGGTGGATCGGAAAGCGTCGGGCTCCCTGGATCTGCTGAGACACCTATCCGGTTAAAACAGGAACCTGGCGTGGCGAGATCGAACCCGTTGACGTCTGCCGGACGAGTCTCAATTCCGCGGGAGGAGTGGGATAATGTGCGCACTAGgctgaaggagatggagcaaACCATTAACAATCTCCGTGTCGGGCTtgagaaggcagaagaaggacaagccTCCTCATTAGAGACGGGTAGCGTGCAGAGCGGTGATGCCAGTATCCGGTCCAAAGCCGCTTCTCCGGAGCGAGAGGGTATCCATGCGGCGAACACGTTGGGCGAGGGCACTGTCCACCTGGGATCTCGATCGGTACTTGCTTACATATTGAACAACAAGTCCGGGTCAGATCAGCTGCAAGCCCTGCTGGAAGGTGGCATATTGCCGAAACTGGGGCTTGATAATGAATCTGCGACGTATCCATTTGTCGACCTGTGGTCGTCTGATATGTCCACATTTGATGTCAGCGCTGTTTGCAGCGCACTCCCAAGTGATCAGCAGTGCAAGGA GTTTTTTTACTACTACCGGGACATAGCAGGTGCTATCTATCCTGTTCTCGAGGACATACCCAATTTTGAGATGCACCTTGATCTTCTGTTGCGGACTAGGACGGCCACCGGTGGGATATACCGCTCAGATAACGATCAAGCTCAAAAACCATTCGGTGTTTCCATAGCATTTCTCGGCTTGTTGTTTGCTGTGTTGGCCTCCGGCTGCCAGTCCTCCGATTTGCCcgggaaggagagagagtTAACGTCTCAAGTTTATG TATGTTGCTCGTACCAGTGTCTTCGAATGACCAACTTCTTGTCACAGCCGACAATAGACGCGATTCAGACCCTCCTTGTGATTGGCAATGTTTTGTCCTATAATATGAACCCCGGCATTTCCTATGTTCTTCTCG GCATGACCCTTCGAATGGGGCTTGCGCTTGGGTTGCATGTTGAATCAAGCCGCTTTTCCGCAGCGGAGAGATACCGTAGGCGACATGTTTG GTGGTCCATGGCTTGGCAGGACAGCCATTTCTCGCTTTCTTACGATCGACCATCAACCACGGCCGTCTGCCAACCAGAGATAGCCTACAAAGAGGACTCAACGCCTGGCGAATGTTCGTACTTTGAAACACTCTGCCGGGTTATACAACTGGCATTGGAGGTAGTGCGCAGCCGAATGCTCAATCCTCACGCACAGCTGAGCCAGAAGACCATCCATGCATACAAAGAAAGGATTCAACACATCATGATTGAGGCGAAGCCTTACTTGCGTGACCGGAAGTACTGCTTCTCTACATCCGAACACCTTGAAAGAGTCGTGCTGAAGCTACATTCCTCTTACTTCGCCTCTGAGCTCCTCCGGCCGGCTCTCAAAATGACGGCCGACCCCAGCGACCCGCTCACCACCAGCATGCGTTCCGACTGCGTTAGCAACTTGATGACCACGGTCGAGGCCTATGTTGAAATGCACACCGTTAGCTCCCATGCGTCCCGGTCTTGGATTGCCTTGCAGCGAGCGATCAGCTCGGTTTTCTTACTCGCAGTCACAGAAGAATCGAAGACGAACCCCCGTTTCTGGACTCTTTTACgtgagatgaagatgatcattGCAGAACGGGCCAACGAGGAAGGTTTATTTGGTCAGGGAGATGCGTCTGGCCTTCCCCAGACAGATCGCAACGGAAGCTTCAATGCGGCCattcccaccaccaccaacacaacAGCTACTAGCCCCGCTGCCCTAAGCACTGCCTCCCCTGCGTCGGCTGCCGTCGGAATGGATACGCAGACTCAGTGGGCTAAGCCCTTGACTAAGACACTCCGCGCGCTGGACAAGCTTGAAGCCGCCTTCAGCTCCCATGGCCAATTGCCAACTGGCCATGGCACATATCTGAACCCAGCTACAGCATCCATGCAAAACCTGGCACCGCCTGTTTCTGCCGCCATGACGCCCAGTGTCGGATCTCTTCCGCCTCCGACGCCCGAGAGTTCCACCAGCGGGGAGTGGACCATGCCCAATATTCTTGACCGAGCTGCGGAGTATATTCATCCACCTCTGTGGAGCTAA
- a CDS encoding MFS transporter (synaptic vesicle transporter SVOP and related transporters (major facilitator superfamily)), which translates to MQDNHLRRSSDAARTLSGSGQDTDYLDLPVRQVTRDANLEEYTTETAAGQIIKPVRSAASGKMEDWKLVTFTIDDPENPKNWSKAFKWYCTMVVAFTCFVVAFASSVITADIEGPAEEFGVSREVSLVVVTVFVIGFGVGPMAFAPMSEMFGRRPVYALTLLIAVIFIIPCAVSKNIGTLIVCRAIDGIAFSAPMTLVGGTLADLWKNEERGVPMAAFSASPFLGPAIGPLAGGYLADAAGWRWLYWLMLILAFVAWVLITFTVPETYAPTILKRRAKKLRKTQNDSKYVTETELDSRPLGEKLRIFFFRPFQLLFLEPIVLFISIYMSVLYGLLYMFFVAYPIVYQGGKGWSAGSTGLMFIPLAIGVIMSAACSPFINKHYLSLYAKYGGKPPAEARLIPMMFSCWFIPIGLFIFAWTSYPQIHWFGPAVGGWPVGFGFIFLYNSANNYLVDTYQHQAASALAAKTFLRSIWGASTVLFTEQMYDRLGDQWASTLLAFIALACCAIPYVFYFKGESIRRFSRYAYNEDEENTGKVEKS; encoded by the exons ATGCAAGACAATCACTTACGACGCTCAAGCGATGCAGCTCGGACCCTCTCAGGGTCCGGGCAAGACACCGATTACTTGGATTTACCTGTACGCCAAGTCACCCGCGATGCCAATCTAGAAGAATACACAACAGAAACCGCTGCGGGTCAAATCATCAAGCCCGTTCGGTCTGCTGCTTCAGGGAAAATGGAGGATTGGAAGCTAGTAACATTTACTATCGACGACCCGGAAAATCCGAAGAATTGGTCCAAGGCGTTCAAATGGTATTGTACTATGGTGGTTGCTTTTACTTGCTTCGTCGTCGCATTCGCAAGTAGTGTTATTACGGCCGATATAGAAGGACCAGCTGAAGAGTTTGGTGTCTCTCGAGAAGTCAGTCTGGTTGTCGTCACGGTCTTTGTCATTGGTTTTGGTGTTG GTCCAATGGCGTTCGCACCCATGTCAGAGATGTTTGGCCGTAGACCGGTCTATGCCCTCACACTCCTCATAGCGgttatcttcatcattccttgTGCGGTGTCGAAGAATATCGGGACTCTCATCGTGTGCAGAGCAATTGACGGCATTGCTTTTAGCGCCCCGATGACTCTGGTTGGTGGTACTTTAGCGGATCTGTGGAAAAATGAAGAGCGCGGTGTCCCTATGGCGGCCTTCTCTGCAAGCCCCTTCCTTGGTCCGGCCATTGGTCCGCTCGCGGGTGGCTACCTGGCTGATGCGGCCGGGTGGAGATGGCTCTACTGGCTGATGTTGATCCTTGCATTCGTCGCCTGGGTGCTGATCACCTTCACTGTGCCCGAAACCTATGCTCCAACGATCCTGAAACGGAGAGCCAAGAAACTCAGGAAGACGCAGAACGACTCCAAGTACGTGACCGAAACGGAACTAGATTCTCGGCCGCTGGGTGAGAAACTGCGCatattcttcttccgccCGTTCCAGCTCTTGTTTCTGGAACCCATCGTCTTGTTCATCTCGATCTACATGTCCGTGCTGTATGGCCTGCTGTACATGTTCTTCGTTGC GTACCCAATCGTGTATCAAGGTGGAAAAGGCTGGAGTGCCGGATCGACTGGTCTTATGTTCATTCCCTTGGCCATCGGTGTCATCATGAGCGCGGCTTGCTCTCCATTTATTAACAAGCACTATCTATCGCTGTACGCAAAGTATGGCGGAAAGCCCCCAGCAGAGGCACGCCTGATCCCTATGATGTTCTCGTGCTGGTTTATTCCTATTGGACTTTTTATCTTCGCATGGACATCGTACCCGCAGATCCACTGGTTCGGACCTGCCGTCGGTGGCTGGCCGGTAGGTTTCGGCTTTATTTTCCTGTACAACTCGGCGAACAACTACCTTG TCGATACGTACCAGCATCAAGCAGCATCTGCCCTTGCCGCAAAGACCTTTCTCCGGTCTATATGGGGAGCGTCCACAGTGCTCTTTACTGAGCAGATGTATGACCGATTGGGTGACCAATGGGCTAGTACATTGCTGGCTTTCATTGCGTTGGCCTGCTGCGCCATTCCTTATGTTTTCTATTTCAAGGGCGAGTCTATTCGCCGCTTCTCGCGATATGCCTACaacgaagatgaagagaataCCGGGAAGGTCGAGAAGAGCTAA
- the xanC gene encoding transcription factor xanC (predicted protein), producing MALTPPFKGRKIRDRIAKLQERVIASELRAAASLNGWGYHHPTAPLGGVPTSAYDVDRKVLSPAAEIMPAMSGPYLPGSTGTYYPYSTLSPASTLPPQPSPTFPQYEATAKEADPSSSLSPSVLTNSSVCSPDAGSLNLDMATNASNNYVPPDMNGQLQTDPWNIYTQNSQSSFYYLTTEASLPQILQMLDNGNMKPKAVILLQPSSPLAGVPPPPTSQPPSPVEQVPATSSFTMQGLTCHCQNRNFLSESPVNWIHPTASTSICPLHSSSILDSYQQKLQ from the exons ATGGCTCTAACACCACCTTTCAAAGGTCGCAAAATCCGAGATCGAATTGCCAAACTACAGGAACGGGTTATCGCGAGTGAACTCAGAGCAGCGGCGAGCCTAAACGGTTGGGGTTATCACCATCCTACGGCACCGTTGGGAGGAGTCCCGACATCAGCGTATGATGTCGACAGAAAGGTTTTATCGCCTGCTGCCGAGATTATGCCTGCGATGAGTGGTCCTTATCTGCCTGGTTCGACGGGTACCTACTATCCTTACAGCACTCTGAGTCCAGCATCTACCCTACCACCGCAGCCCTCACCAACCTTTCCGCAGTACGAGGCCACTGCGAAAGAAGCCGATCCATCGAGCTCATTATCGCCGTCTGTCCTCACAAACAGTAGTGTATGTTCTCCAGACGCTGGCTCCTTAAATCTGGACATGGCAACGAATGCCTCGAATAACTACGTCCCACCGGACATGAATGGCCAACTCCAGACTGATCCGTGGAATATCTATACTCAGAACTCTCAATCGAGCTTCTATTATTTGACCACTG AGGCATCACTGCCACAGATCTTGCAGATGCTAGACAATGGAAATATGAAGCCAAAGGCAGTTATTCTGCTTCAACCAAGTTCCCCTCTAGCAGGAGTTCCACCGCCGCCTAcatctcaacctccctcGCCAGTGGAGCAAGTACCAGCCACCAGCTCGTTCACCATGCAAGGCCTGACATGTCATTGTCAGAATCGAAACTTCCTATCTGAGTCTCCCGTCAACTGGATACATCCGACTGCCTCCACAAGTATTTGTCCTTTACATTCTTCGTCAATACTGGATAGCTATCAACAGAAGCTGCAATGA